In Hippoglossus stenolepis isolate QCI-W04-F060 chromosome 13, HSTE1.2, whole genome shotgun sequence, a single genomic region encodes these proteins:
- the rdh1 gene encoding retinol dehydrogenase 1 isoform X2 produces MVSTDSLTAYLLEVTLPHLVLTSALLLATLAAIRWYIRDSQRVGGFGQKHVLITGCDSGFGNLLARQLDRKGVHVIAACLTEKGAADLAAAASSRLKTLLLDVTDSESIRRAVEFVSREVGERGLWGLVNNAGRSIPIGPVEWMDLQDFTKVLDVNLIGVIEVTLQTLPLLKKAQGRVVNVSSILGRLSMIGGGYCLSKYGVQAFSDSLRKDMKAFGVKVSIIEPGFFKTAVTRLDLIEADLRRLWTRLPQDVRASYGATYLEDYVKAQNFSMGLLCSPDISKVTRCMEHALTARFPRARYSAGWDAKLLWIPLSYLPSFVSDFVINMLLPSPKDTRNM; encoded by the exons ATG GTTTCAACTGACAGTTTAACCGCATATCTATTAGAG gtAACCCTGCCACATCTGGTCTTAACATCTGCTTTACTTCTGGCCACTCTCGCTGCCATCCGCTGGTACATCAGAGACTCCCAGAGGGTCGGGGGCTTCGGCCAGAAGCACGTGTTGATCACAGGCTGTGACAGCGGCTTTGGGAATCTGCTGGCCAGACAGCTGGACAGAAAAGGTGTCCATGTGATAGCAGCTTGTCTCACAGAGAAAGGGGCTGCCGATTTGGCAGCGGCGGCCTCGTCCAGACTGAAGACCCTCCTGCTGGATGTTACAGACAGTGAGAGCATCAGGAGGGCGGTGGAGTTTGTGAGCAGAGAGGTCGGAGAGAGAG GTCTGTGGGGGCTGGTGAACAACGCCGGCAGGTCCATACCCATCGGTCCAGTAGAGTGGATGGATCTGCAGGACTTCACAAAGGTTTTGGATGTGAATCTGATCGGAGTCATCGAGGTGACGCTCCAGACTCTGCCGCTGCTGAAGAAAGCCCAGGGCAGGGTGGTGAACGTGTCCAGTATTCTGGGCAGACTGTCTATGATTGGTGGAGGTTACTGCCTGTCCAAATATGGAGTGCAAGCCTTTTCTGACAGCCTCAG GAAGGACATGAAGGCCTTTGGTGTGAAAGTGAGCATCATCGAGCCTGGTTTCTTCAAAACAGCTGTGACACGTCTGGATCTCATAGAGGCCGACCTGAGGAGGCTGTGGACTCGCCTCCCTCAAGATGTTCGAGCCTCATACGGAGCCACGTACCTTGAAGACT ATGTGAAAGCTCAGAACTTCTCCATGGGTTTACTGTGCAGTCCAGACATCTCCAAGGTGACCAGGTGTATGGAGCACGCGCTGACGGCTCGATTCCCTCGGGCCCGTTACAGTGCCGGCTGGGACGCCAAGCTCCTCTGGATTCCTCTGTCCTATCTGCCATCATTTGTTTCAGACTTTGTCATCAACATGCTTCTTCCTTCGCCCAAAGATACAAGAAACATGTAG
- the rdh1 gene encoding retinol dehydrogenase 1 isoform X1 — protein MFDHVVGKSMHFTCSSRGSMNVVLLRTSFFSIQVSTDSLTAYLLEVTLPHLVLTSALLLATLAAIRWYIRDSQRVGGFGQKHVLITGCDSGFGNLLARQLDRKGVHVIAACLTEKGAADLAAAASSRLKTLLLDVTDSESIRRAVEFVSREVGERGLWGLVNNAGRSIPIGPVEWMDLQDFTKVLDVNLIGVIEVTLQTLPLLKKAQGRVVNVSSILGRLSMIGGGYCLSKYGVQAFSDSLRKDMKAFGVKVSIIEPGFFKTAVTRLDLIEADLRRLWTRLPQDVRASYGATYLEDYVKAQNFSMGLLCSPDISKVTRCMEHALTARFPRARYSAGWDAKLLWIPLSYLPSFVSDFVINMLLPSPKDTRNM, from the exons ATGTTTGATCATGTTGTTGGAAAATCGATGCACTTTACATGTTCATCGCGTGGGAGCatgaatgttgtgcttttaagAACCTCATTCTTCTCCATTCAGGTTTCAACTGACAGTTTAACCGCATATCTATTAGAG gtAACCCTGCCACATCTGGTCTTAACATCTGCTTTACTTCTGGCCACTCTCGCTGCCATCCGCTGGTACATCAGAGACTCCCAGAGGGTCGGGGGCTTCGGCCAGAAGCACGTGTTGATCACAGGCTGTGACAGCGGCTTTGGGAATCTGCTGGCCAGACAGCTGGACAGAAAAGGTGTCCATGTGATAGCAGCTTGTCTCACAGAGAAAGGGGCTGCCGATTTGGCAGCGGCGGCCTCGTCCAGACTGAAGACCCTCCTGCTGGATGTTACAGACAGTGAGAGCATCAGGAGGGCGGTGGAGTTTGTGAGCAGAGAGGTCGGAGAGAGAG GTCTGTGGGGGCTGGTGAACAACGCCGGCAGGTCCATACCCATCGGTCCAGTAGAGTGGATGGATCTGCAGGACTTCACAAAGGTTTTGGATGTGAATCTGATCGGAGTCATCGAGGTGACGCTCCAGACTCTGCCGCTGCTGAAGAAAGCCCAGGGCAGGGTGGTGAACGTGTCCAGTATTCTGGGCAGACTGTCTATGATTGGTGGAGGTTACTGCCTGTCCAAATATGGAGTGCAAGCCTTTTCTGACAGCCTCAG GAAGGACATGAAGGCCTTTGGTGTGAAAGTGAGCATCATCGAGCCTGGTTTCTTCAAAACAGCTGTGACACGTCTGGATCTCATAGAGGCCGACCTGAGGAGGCTGTGGACTCGCCTCCCTCAAGATGTTCGAGCCTCATACGGAGCCACGTACCTTGAAGACT ATGTGAAAGCTCAGAACTTCTCCATGGGTTTACTGTGCAGTCCAGACATCTCCAAGGTGACCAGGTGTATGGAGCACGCGCTGACGGCTCGATTCCCTCGGGCCCGTTACAGTGCCGGCTGGGACGCCAAGCTCCTCTGGATTCCTCTGTCCTATCTGCCATCATTTGTTTCAGACTTTGTCATCAACATGCTTCTTCCTTCGCCCAAAGATACAAGAAACATGTAG